In one window of Poriferisphaera corsica DNA:
- a CDS encoding TolC family protein, translated as MSKKTSGWLYLAVATSFTGLVAGCGPEPFRDWNESTYARMDKEWGRYSDWEDDLKKQITERTKRQLDRGAESVQTPNSLSNITSGIKFSAATGGEHSVDRGVEWYVQTALERNPAILAASERVKRIGKIAPQARSLDFPEAFFEVGNLPQTAAGQVEFRSGIRQRIPFPGKLKARGLIIEQEAEVAAADMERVKLQVVADTRRAFWRLYYAVRGIEVTRANYQLLDQFQRIAEARVRAGQTSVQDVLRAGVEIGVLNEQLVQFREQKIVATAMLNQLMNRQPNTLLPDPPDVEMTDFDINKKRLLEQAQLYNPSIQGAKSMVGRYREQLKLARLENYPDFLLGFVYGPVRNNGPVESISGEDQWWITLGFTIPIWTKRIQGAKFEAYHGVNESLAALRDANNVVAFDVLDSLANVEAQRDEVVLFRDQILPQARQAVDASVSGYQTGELDFLTLIDNWQQLLRFELLQYRNVAELEQAFADLREAVGRDIRANRSNKGQNEINNIIQNEIAGENPGPEQQKEMESEQQMEMSPDQK; from the coding sequence ATGAGCAAAAAAACATCTGGATGGTTATATCTTGCTGTAGCTACATCGTTTACAGGATTGGTAGCGGGATGTGGTCCAGAACCGTTTCGTGATTGGAATGAAAGTACGTATGCCCGCATGGATAAGGAGTGGGGGAGGTATAGTGACTGGGAAGACGATCTGAAGAAGCAGATTACAGAACGCACAAAACGGCAGCTTGATCGTGGTGCAGAATCAGTGCAAACACCTAATTCGTTGTCCAATATCACGTCAGGCATAAAATTTAGCGCGGCAACTGGAGGTGAACATTCGGTTGATCGGGGGGTTGAGTGGTATGTTCAAACTGCATTAGAGCGTAATCCGGCGATCCTAGCAGCTTCAGAGCGAGTGAAACGAATCGGCAAGATTGCGCCACAAGCTAGAAGCTTAGATTTCCCGGAAGCCTTCTTTGAAGTTGGCAATTTGCCACAAACCGCTGCGGGGCAGGTGGAATTCCGCTCGGGCATTAGACAGAGGATTCCCTTTCCGGGGAAACTAAAAGCGCGTGGATTAATTATTGAACAAGAAGCTGAGGTTGCTGCAGCAGATATGGAGCGTGTCAAGCTTCAGGTTGTAGCTGATACAAGGCGAGCTTTTTGGCGTTTGTATTATGCAGTAAGAGGCATTGAAGTAACGAGGGCAAATTATCAGCTTCTTGATCAATTTCAACGCATTGCCGAGGCCCGTGTAAGGGCTGGGCAAACGAGCGTTCAAGACGTGTTGCGTGCGGGTGTTGAGATCGGTGTGCTGAATGAACAACTTGTACAGTTTCGTGAGCAAAAGATTGTTGCAACGGCCATGCTAAATCAATTAATGAACCGTCAGCCTAATACTCTTTTGCCTGATCCTCCAGATGTAGAAATGACTGATTTCGATATAAATAAGAAACGACTGCTTGAGCAAGCACAACTATATAACCCTTCGATTCAAGGCGCGAAGTCTATGGTTGGACGGTATCGTGAACAATTAAAGCTTGCTCGCTTAGAGAATTATCCAGATTTTTTACTTGGTTTTGTTTATGGGCCAGTTAGAAACAATGGACCAGTGGAGAGTATTAGCGGTGAAGATCAATGGTGGATCACGTTAGGTTTTACAATTCCAATTTGGACCAAACGGATTCAGGGCGCAAAATTCGAAGCGTATCATGGAGTCAATGAATCTTTGGCAGCTTTGCGTGATGCGAATAATGTCGTTGCTTTTGATGTCTTAGATTCGCTTGCGAATGTTGAGGCGCAGCGTGATGAAGTCGTCTTGTTTCGGGATCAGATTTTGCCACAGGCAAGGCAAGCTGTTGATGCTTCGGTGAGTGGCTATCAAACGGGCGAGTTAGATTTCCTGACGCTGATTGATAATTGGCAACAATTGCTTCGTTTCGAGTTGTTGCAGTATCGCAATGTTGCTGAGCTTGAACAGGCATTCGCTGACTTACGTGAGGCTGTCGGACGTGACATAAGAGCAAATCGATCGAATAAAGGGCAAAATGAAATTAATAATATTATTCAGAATGAAATAGCAGGGGAGAATCCTGGTCCTGAGCAGCAAAAGGAAATGGAATCAGAGCAACAGATGGAAATGTCTCCTGATCAAAAATAA
- a CDS encoding restriction endonuclease encodes MSDVHFQFDPKQQFQLDAIESTVKLFDGQPRNGQINGNLSIEVGGTNAGLYQNGQTLANQLDIKREQILKNLRAAQDRQGLMPDRCLIPELPDDTDAPAPMNFTISMETGTGKTYVYLRTMREMHAEYGWSKFFIVVPSVAIREGVLQSLRDTDQHLRELYNGEPMDFFVYDGKKPTELAAFARNSCLSVCIINIQAFIKDADVDHTEEEAKRSGNVIYKPNWDKMNGKAPIEFVRDCNPIVIIDEPQSVDSTLKSKAAIRRLNPMFCLRYSATHKEPYNMVYDLGPIEARRKELVKGIVVTSVREGGLPAGAVLKCIRVGYKGKDKKPSADLELLALNAKGTPKLKKVTVKGPVNGKSGEELDSSKVSKGNSAYTGMRVDGISIDSGVEINIHGQPRYFLEGEGDGQVDEYVLEAMVIKTVEKHLLKEKQLQGRLAIGKDEGGDDQDRRIKVLSLIFLDKVADYRKYDEEGKKLSGKVYTWIEEALNKFRKDSRFAGLPALTHANNDLHDGYFAEDNKGRAKDTKGNTKADESAYEKIMRKKGMLLDPDEALRIIVSHSALREGWDNPNVFQICKLGGAQTATRRRQELGRGLRLPVDASGVRIRDKVINELTVVGAEDYTSYAKGLQNEFQEECGVTFGVVLPRAFAELESTEGPVGFEKASKLHRELKDAGLLDAENKLVENPDFKTMPEQLSSKFRPFSTEIEKILLEHKIEHHIRPDKPRTKIKLNKSILDHPAFQTMWKKVSQRTRYRLNIDSCNLIKTAAKSLKSHFDIHDINRKVEITTSDLQVSAKGVSSGKVRENRAEHVDFAERLPDPLSYLSARIDLSRKSLSSILKDSGTFANFSKHPARYLEDCTRLIRHTLSSELVEGVTYEPIGGTCYEQRKLNELDGKEIAHSLDRIVNLPEEDGTPLRSLTQPVAVDSNVEYKFALDMQNRGDVLCFAKLPNTFKVPTPVGDYNPDWVVIKNDGHGEPVLYLVRETKDTLVEESLRESERFKIRCARKHFEALGVDYAVCSSSDQV; translated from the coding sequence ATGTCTGATGTACATTTTCAATTTGATCCCAAACAGCAGTTTCAACTGGATGCAATCGAATCCACGGTTAAGCTGTTTGATGGTCAACCTCGCAACGGCCAAATCAATGGGAACCTCTCGATCGAAGTAGGCGGTACAAACGCTGGGCTCTATCAAAACGGCCAAACACTGGCAAACCAGCTCGACATCAAACGGGAACAAATCCTCAAGAATCTGCGAGCAGCTCAGGACAGACAAGGGTTGATGCCGGATCGTTGCTTGATTCCAGAACTGCCTGATGATACCGATGCGCCGGCCCCGATGAACTTCACAATCAGTATGGAAACGGGCACAGGTAAGACTTATGTCTACCTGCGTACGATGCGTGAAATGCATGCGGAGTATGGCTGGAGCAAGTTTTTTATCGTCGTACCTTCCGTGGCGATCCGTGAAGGTGTGCTGCAGAGTCTGCGAGATACGGATCAGCATCTGCGGGAGCTATACAACGGTGAGCCGATGGACTTTTTTGTTTACGACGGCAAGAAACCGACGGAGCTGGCGGCCTTTGCCCGTAACAGTTGCCTTTCAGTCTGCATCATCAATATCCAAGCCTTTATCAAGGATGCGGATGTCGATCATACTGAGGAAGAGGCTAAACGTAGTGGAAACGTGATCTACAAGCCAAACTGGGACAAAATGAATGGAAAGGCACCAATCGAGTTTGTGCGCGATTGCAATCCGATTGTCATTATCGATGAGCCCCAGAGCGTTGACAGTACACTCAAGAGCAAAGCTGCGATTCGTCGCCTGAACCCGATGTTCTGCTTGCGTTATTCTGCAACGCACAAAGAGCCGTACAACATGGTGTATGACTTGGGGCCAATCGAAGCGAGACGAAAAGAGCTGGTCAAGGGTATCGTGGTTACATCCGTTCGTGAAGGCGGGCTTCCTGCCGGGGCAGTACTTAAATGCATCCGAGTAGGCTACAAAGGCAAAGATAAAAAACCCAGTGCCGATCTGGAGCTTCTTGCCCTGAATGCAAAAGGCACACCAAAGCTGAAGAAGGTGACTGTGAAAGGGCCTGTCAATGGGAAGAGTGGCGAAGAGTTAGATTCATCCAAAGTATCCAAAGGCAACAGTGCCTACACTGGCATGCGCGTTGACGGGATCTCAATTGATAGTGGCGTGGAGATTAACATCCACGGTCAGCCACGTTACTTCCTTGAGGGTGAAGGAGACGGACAAGTCGATGAGTATGTGCTAGAAGCCATGGTTATTAAGACAGTCGAAAAACATCTTCTTAAAGAAAAGCAATTACAAGGACGTTTAGCAATCGGCAAAGATGAAGGTGGTGATGATCAGGACCGCCGCATCAAAGTGTTGTCTTTGATATTTCTTGATAAGGTTGCGGACTATCGAAAATACGACGAAGAAGGCAAGAAATTGTCGGGCAAGGTGTATACATGGATTGAAGAGGCTCTAAACAAATTTCGTAAAGACAGCCGGTTTGCTGGATTACCTGCACTAACGCATGCTAACAATGATCTGCACGATGGCTATTTTGCCGAAGACAATAAAGGTAGAGCTAAAGACACCAAGGGTAACACCAAGGCTGATGAGTCTGCATATGAAAAGATCATGCGCAAAAAGGGCATGCTTCTTGATCCAGATGAGGCGTTACGGATCATCGTTAGCCACTCAGCGTTGCGCGAAGGTTGGGATAATCCCAACGTATTCCAGATTTGTAAGCTAGGCGGTGCACAGACCGCAACCCGGCGTCGGCAAGAATTGGGCCGAGGCCTACGTTTGCCGGTAGATGCGAGTGGTGTTCGTATCCGCGATAAGGTCATCAATGAGCTGACTGTTGTTGGTGCGGAAGATTACACATCGTATGCCAAGGGTTTACAGAATGAATTCCAAGAGGAATGCGGCGTAACGTTTGGGGTCGTACTTCCACGTGCTTTTGCGGAGCTGGAGTCTACAGAAGGACCTGTCGGTTTCGAGAAGGCAAGCAAACTCCACCGTGAGTTGAAGGATGCTGGTCTTTTAGATGCTGAGAATAAGCTAGTTGAAAACCCAGACTTCAAGACTATGCCAGAGCAACTGTCGAGCAAATTCAGGCCCTTTAGTACCGAGATCGAGAAAATACTTCTTGAGCACAAAATCGAACACCACATTCGGCCTGATAAACCTCGTACCAAGATCAAACTGAATAAGTCAATCCTCGATCATCCCGCCTTCCAGACCATGTGGAAGAAGGTGTCGCAACGAACACGTTACCGGCTTAACATCGATTCTTGTAATCTGATTAAGACTGCTGCAAAATCGCTCAAGAGCCATTTTGATATTCATGACATTAACCGAAAAGTAGAAATCACAACCAGCGATCTTCAGGTATCAGCCAAAGGTGTCTCTTCTGGGAAAGTGCGTGAAAATCGAGCGGAGCATGTTGATTTTGCTGAGCGTCTACCTGATCCCTTGAGTTATCTGTCTGCCCGAATTGATCTGAGTCGCAAAAGCTTGTCGAGTATCCTGAAAGACTCTGGCACATTTGCGAACTTCAGTAAACACCCCGCACGCTATCTAGAAGATTGCACTCGTTTGATTCGCCACACCCTTTCTTCAGAATTGGTTGAGGGGGTCACTTACGAACCAATCGGGGGAACTTGTTATGAACAGCGGAAACTAAACGAGCTTGATGGAAAAGAGATTGCCCATAGTTTGGACCGCATCGTTAACCTACCTGAGGAAGACGGCACACCACTTCGAAGTCTCACACAGCCGGTCGCCGTTGATTCTAATGTGGAATACAAATTTGCCTTGGACATGCAAAATCGCGGCGATGTCCTGTGCTTTGCCAAACTCCCTAACACATTCAAGGTGCCTACACCCGTGGGGGACTATAATCCGGACTGGGTTGTTATCAAAAATGATGGTCACGGAGAGCCAGTTCTTTACCTCGTGCGGGAAACGAAAGATACGCTCGTAGAAGAATCGCTACGGGAAAGTGAACGGTTTAAGATCCGATGTGCCCGCAAGCACTTTGAGGCTTTGGGAGTCGATTACGCTGTTTGTTCTAGTTCAGATCAGGTTTAG
- a CDS encoding efflux RND transporter periplasmic adaptor subunit, translating into MQIRQIITLSLTTLFLMSIYISYDASGQSTSTLNQAIHDHSDVQGGEDAHNLSKQSTQMYTCSMHPQVRLSDPDAKCPICGMALIPVADNEPDNNSESDSTSSERRITLSSQAVALLDIEVTPVIRAPAVINIDLVGKIDYDETRLTYITAWFGGRLDRLFVDYTGTPVRKGDHLAEIYSPAVFTAQEELLQALRVQKAASSVTNLQVKRTNQLLLKAARDKLRLWGLSPEQINKIEQRGTASERVTLYALNSGVVVNKNANQGSYVETGTRIYTIADLSQLWLNLSAYESDLAWLRYGQTVSFSVQAIPGREFTGTIAFISPVLNEASRTVQVRVNVPNTERILKPGMLASAEINATTSSAGRVIDPDLADKYICPMHPEEVSNEADNCSVCGMPLVSAESLGYTSIQEFETTLPLLIPRSSVLLTGRRAVVYVSVPGQSRPTFEGREIILGPRAGEQYIVESGLQEDDLVVTSGNFSIDSALQIQAKPSMMSPEGGGSLPGHGGMDHGDMQMISQNVDMQAEDTHTDHGSQIQFNPETIPIEKGINKLINQYLAMSKALADDDLTQAEKNVKDSQEQLQELSKLIARTDDESVENSDLAMSKIIQQHTDQIAKQCDVMAQADDIESLREHFAPYSTQMIKLVRAMPSGSRDVDINLAFCPMARDFTGAHWLQAGKNIRNPYFGASMLTCGEIQDIQKNDQEAGR; encoded by the coding sequence ATGCAAATTCGACAGATAATAACTTTGTCATTGACTACGCTTTTCTTGATGAGTATCTATATTTCATATGATGCGAGCGGCCAATCAACAAGCACGTTAAATCAAGCTATTCATGATCATTCAGATGTACAAGGCGGTGAAGATGCTCACAATTTGTCGAAGCAATCAACGCAGATGTACACGTGCTCAATGCACCCGCAAGTAAGATTGAGTGATCCTGATGCGAAATGCCCTATTTGTGGAATGGCATTGATACCGGTAGCAGACAATGAACCTGACAATAACAGTGAATCCGATAGCACGAGTAGCGAAAGACGCATCACGTTATCGAGTCAGGCTGTTGCGCTTCTCGATATTGAAGTAACACCCGTTATCCGTGCACCGGCGGTGATCAATATTGATCTTGTCGGCAAAATTGATTATGACGAAACACGTTTAACCTATATCACCGCATGGTTTGGTGGGCGACTTGACCGTCTATTCGTTGATTATACGGGTACGCCTGTTCGCAAAGGTGATCATCTCGCTGAAATCTATAGTCCTGCTGTATTTACTGCTCAAGAAGAATTACTGCAGGCTCTTCGTGTACAGAAAGCAGCATCGAGTGTTACAAATTTGCAAGTTAAGCGGACGAATCAGTTATTGCTTAAAGCGGCTCGTGATAAACTCAGATTGTGGGGGCTAAGTCCGGAGCAAATTAACAAGATAGAGCAAAGAGGAACTGCAAGTGAACGCGTCACATTGTACGCGCTTAATAGCGGCGTTGTAGTCAATAAAAATGCGAATCAAGGCTCATATGTTGAGACCGGTACGCGGATCTACACTATTGCGGATTTATCGCAACTTTGGTTGAACTTATCAGCCTATGAATCTGATCTTGCGTGGCTTCGATATGGGCAGACCGTTAGCTTTAGCGTTCAGGCGATTCCGGGTCGCGAGTTTACGGGAACCATTGCGTTTATCTCTCCTGTACTTAATGAGGCAAGCCGTACAGTTCAGGTACGTGTTAATGTGCCTAATACCGAGCGGATCCTAAAGCCCGGCATGCTCGCCAGCGCGGAGATTAATGCAACAACAAGCAGCGCGGGGCGTGTAATAGATCCAGATTTAGCTGATAAGTATATATGTCCTATGCACCCAGAGGAGGTGTCTAATGAGGCAGACAATTGTAGCGTTTGTGGTATGCCTCTTGTATCTGCGGAATCACTCGGCTACACCAGTATTCAAGAATTTGAAACCACATTGCCACTATTAATTCCCCGATCATCTGTGTTATTAACAGGTCGACGTGCTGTTGTATATGTCAGTGTCCCCGGTCAATCAAGGCCAACATTTGAAGGACGCGAAATTATATTGGGACCTCGGGCGGGTGAACAGTACATTGTCGAAAGTGGATTACAGGAAGATGATTTAGTCGTTACTTCAGGCAATTTTAGTATTGATAGCGCGCTGCAAATCCAAGCAAAGCCGAGCATGATGTCACCTGAAGGTGGTGGTAGTCTGCCTGGGCACGGAGGAATGGATCATGGTGATATGCAAATGATTTCTCAAAATGTTGATATGCAGGCAGAGGATACTCATACAGATCATGGTTCTCAGATTCAGTTTAATCCTGAAACAATTCCAATCGAAAAAGGCATAAATAAACTCATCAATCAATATTTGGCAATGAGCAAAGCGCTTGCAGATGATGATCTTACTCAAGCTGAAAAAAATGTAAAAGATAGTCAGGAGCAATTGCAGGAGCTATCAAAACTAATCGCCAGAACGGATGATGAGTCTGTAGAAAATTCTGATTTAGCCATGTCGAAAATCATTCAGCAGCATACTGATCAAATAGCAAAACAATGCGATGTGATGGCACAAGCGGATGATATCGAAAGCTTACGTGAACATTTCGCGCCGTATTCTACTCAAATGATTAAACTGGTGCGGGCAATGCCAAGCGGTAGTCGTGATGTAGATATTAATTTGGCTTTTTGCCCAATGGCGCGTGATTTTACAGGCGCACATTGGCTGCAAGCAGGAAAGAATATTCGCAATCCATATTTTGGCGCCTCGATGTTGACCTGCGGTGAAATCCAAGATATCCAGAAAAATGACCAGGAGGCTGGGCGGTGA
- a CDS encoding sigma-70 family RNA polymerase sigma factor: protein MFKIDTKSSEHAESLKKQFENHLKPQLPSLLRVATYMTHNHAQAEDLVQEAALRAQKSFKRFKLDTNFQAWLFTILKNAHIDMLRREKKFKNNVSIHATQENNLSAPTESEAFFMQEDSPELILNRFEDQVVIDALKKIPLNIRLTLLLVDVEQLNHADAASALNVPVGTIKSRTHRGRAMLRNLLYQYAIENNIASKHTSPNNQRTEVML, encoded by the coding sequence ATGTTTAAGATCGACACAAAATCTTCTGAACATGCTGAATCATTAAAGAAGCAGTTTGAAAACCACCTCAAACCACAACTCCCCAGCTTGCTCAGAGTTGCTACATACATGACTCACAACCATGCTCAGGCTGAAGATCTCGTGCAAGAAGCAGCACTTCGGGCTCAAAAATCCTTTAAACGATTTAAGCTAGATACAAACTTTCAGGCCTGGCTGTTTACGATCTTAAAAAACGCTCACATAGACATGCTTCGACGTGAAAAGAAATTTAAGAACAATGTTTCAATTCATGCCACACAAGAAAACAACTTGTCAGCCCCAACTGAATCGGAAGCATTCTTCATGCAAGAAGATTCTCCCGAGTTAATCCTTAATCGTTTTGAGGATCAAGTCGTGATTGACGCGCTAAAAAAAATACCTTTAAACATTCGGCTTACCTTGCTCTTAGTTGATGTCGAACAACTCAATCATGCCGATGCCGCAAGTGCTCTCAATGTCCCCGTGGGCACAATTAAATCACGCACTCATCGCGGGCGTGCCATGCTCAGGAATCTCCTTTACCAATATGCCATCGAAAACAATATAGCATCTAAGCACACGTCACCAAACAACCAAAGAACCGAGGTGATGTTATGA